The segment CTCAATGGTGCTGTCGGTGGTGGTGGCATTGACGCTGACGCCAGCGCTGTGCGCCACCTTACTGAAACCGCACGATCATGAAAGCGGCCAGAAAGGTTTCTTTGGCTGGTTCAACCGCAGCTACGAAAAAATTCAGGCGCGTTATCACGAGAAAGTCGGGCATGTGATCCACAGCTCGGTGCGTTATTTGCTGATGTATGCGGTGCTACTGATTGGCTGTGCCTTTATGTATCTGCGTCTGCCCACCGGCTTCCTGCCGACCGAAGACCAGGGTTACATCATGGTGCAGTACACGCTGGCACCGGGTGCCACTGAAAACCGCACCAGCGAAGTACGCCGCCAGATCCAGCAATACTTCGCCACCAAAGAGAAGGATAACGTCAACGTCAGCATGCTGGTGAACGGTTTCAGCTTTGCCGGTAGCGGGCAGAATGCGGGGATTGGCTTTATCTCATTGAAAAACTGGAGCGATCGTAAAGGGACGGAAAACACCGCTGACGCGATTGCCGGTCGCGCCATGATGAATCTGTCCGGCATCCGTGATGCGCAGGTGTTTGTGCTGTCACCACCGTCGATTTCCGGTCTGGGCCAGTCGAACGGCTTTACCTTCGAGTTACAGGCGCGCGGCAATACCAGTCGCGACGAGTTACTCAAGCTGCGTAACCAGTTAATCGCCTCCGCCAATCAGGATCCGGTGCTGAGTAGCGTGCGTGCCAATACCTTGCCGGATCTGCCGCAGTTGCAGGTGGATATCGACGATGAAAAAGCCCAGTCGCTGGGTCTGTCGGTCAGCAATATCAACAGTACCCTCAGTGCGGCGATTGGCGGGACTTATGTCAATGACTTCACCGATCGTGGCAGGGTGAAAAAGGTCTACATGCAGGGTGACGAGGATTTCCGCAGCAAACCGGAAGATATCAATAAATGGTTTGTCGCCGGCACCGACAGCGACGGTGACACCACGATGGTGCCATTCTCGTCGTTCTCCTCTTCGCACTGGACCTATGGCCCGGATGTCCTGTCGCGCTACAACGGTCTGTCGTCCTATGAGATCCAGGGTTCATCCGCCTCGGGTAAAAGTTCGGGGGATGCCATGACGGCGATGGAAAAACTGGCAAGTAAACTGCCAGCAGGCACCACCTATGCCTGGAGTGGGCTGTCCTACCAGGAACGCTTGTCCGGCAACCAGGCGATGTCGCTGTACGCCATTTCGCTGATTGTGGTGTTCCTGTGTCTGGCGGCGTTGTATGAAAGCTGGTCAGTACCGTTCTCGGTAATGATGGTGGTGCCGCTCGGGGTCTTTGGTGCGCTGCTGGGGGTTACGCTGCGTGGACTGGAAAACGATGTCTATTTCCAGGTGGCGCTGCTCACCATCATCGGCCTGTCGGCGAAGAACGCCATTCTGATCGTCGAATTTGCTGAGGAGAATTACCGCAAAGGGGAAAACCTGGTGAAAGCTGCGGTCCATGCTGCCTCGATGCGCTTGCGTCCGATCATTATGACCTCGCTGGCGTTTACCGCCGGGGTCCTGCCGCTGGCAATATCCACCGGTGCAGGGGCGAATAGCCGTATCGCCATCGGTACGGGCATCATTGGCGGGACGATTTCCGCCACGCTGCTCGCGATTTTCTTAGTCCCGCTGTTCTTTGTGCTGGTCCGTCGTGTGTTCCCAGGCCTGCCGCATAGTCATGCGAGCCACACTGAATCTGCTGAGAAGACGGGGGAATAACATGTCAGCAAAACTTTTGGTGGTGTTTTTACCCTGTTTTCTCGTGGGTTGTATGTCGCTGGACCCGGACTATCAACGTCCGGCGTCACCGGTTGCCAACACCACGCCAAACGGGGATGCCTATAAATCGTTACAGGGTGCGCAGGCGGCTAACTACCGCGATATTGGCTGGCAGGAATATATTCTTGACCCCCAACTGCGTCAGGTGGTGACGATGGCGCTGGATAGCAGTCGCGATCTGCGGGAAGCGGTCGCCAGCGTAAAATCCGCCCATGCGCAATATGGCGAGGAACGCGCCGATCTGTTCCCGAGCCTGAGTGCCGGGGTGAGCGGTACGCGTTCACGCGCCCTGACCGGTGAAGGTAATCAAACCGCGATCAGCAATTCTTACAGCGCGGAAGGGAGTGTCAGTTCGTTCGAGCTGGATCTGTTTGGTAAAAACCAGAGTCTGACGCGTGAGCAGTATGAAACGTATCTCAGCACGCTGGAGGGCGCACGCAGCACGCGCCTGACGGTGCTGTACAATACGGTGGATTACTGGTTAACGCTGGCGGCGGATCGCAGCAATCTGGCCATCGCCAAAGAGACAGCCGAGAGTGCGCGGCAGTCGATGGAAGTGACGCGTAAGCAGATGGAGCACGGCACCGCTTCAATGGTGGATGTCTCCTCGGCGGAAACCACTTACCAGTCAGCAATGGCGGATGTTGCCAGCTACACCACCAGCGTGGCGCAGGACAAAAACGCGCTGGATTTGGTGGTAGGACGCAGCGTACCGGATAACCTGTTACCCGCGAATATCGATGCGCTGGGCCAGGCGTTCCGCGACGTCCCCGCCGGGATCTCTTCCGATGCGTTGCTGAACCGCCCGGATGTGCTGGAAGCGGAGCATAACCTGAAGTCAGCCAATGCCAGCATTGGCGCGGCGCGGGCGAATTTCTTCCCGACCATCTCCCTGACCGCCAGCGGCGGTGTCGGCAGTTCGGATCTCTCGTCACTGTTCAAAAACGGTGCCGGGATCTGGTCCTTCGCGCCGAGCATTTCACTGCCGATCTTTAAAGGCGGCTACAACGTGTCGTACCTGAAATACACCAAAGCGCAGAAGGAATACTACGTGGCGGCGTATGAAAAAACGGTGCAAACTGCCTTTCAGGAAGTGGCGGATGCGCTGGCCCGACGCGGCACCATCAATGATCAGTTGACCAGCCAGCGTAATAACGTGGCGGCATCGCAGACCTATTACCATCTGGCCGACCTGCGTTATCGCAACGGGGTGGATACTTACCTGAATGCACTGACCGCGCAGCGCACGCTGTATAGCGCGCGTACCAGCCTGGTCAGCACGCAGCAGGCGTATTACCTGAACCTGATCACCTTCTACAAGGTGATGGGTGGCGGTACAGCGTTGAAAGAATCTGACCTGAAGTTGTAAAACATGCCGTGGGCCAATTTGGTATCGGCCCACGGTAAAATGTAAGCGGATTTTTGTCCCGGCTATCGGCAAAAATCCGCGTACTGTACTATGTCGCGCTCTTAAATACGTAGCGGCGCGATTTATCGCGCAGGTTATTTTTTGAATAAGGAATTAAATTTGACCAGGCCAGAGCAGCAAGACTTTTTGCACCAGCGTAAACAGCTGATTATTGCTGCGGCGAAAGTCTGTTTCAGTCGTTCTGGTTTTCATGGTGCCAGTATGGCGGATATGAGCGCCGAAAGTGGTTTGGGTGCCGGGCAAATCTATCGTTATTTTAGCAGCAAAGAATTATTGGTGAGCGAAACGGTAAAAGTGATCGCTGAAGAGTGGCGAACTTTTCTGGAAAAGAAACTCAGCCAGCAGCCCGAGGTGGCGGATATTATCGCCAGAGATTCTGCGTTCTGGCGTGAGTGGTCGATAAAAGACCAGTGTTTATTACTGGAGGTCTATTCTGAAGCCTCACGTAATGCCGCCGTGCGAGATATTCTTGCGCAGCAGGAACAACAACTTATTTCTGCTCTTGAGCCGGTTTTTCAACAACAAAATCCACAAATCAGTGCGGAGCAGCGTTTTAACCAGATCCATTTTTTGTTGTTACTGATTGATGGCGTAGCCTGTCGCACTTTTGTCGATAATGATTTGAATCAGCCCGAGTTGTTGCGACTCAGCACTATCCTCAATCAGCATTTGTTACCGTAATTCATTGTTGGGCAACGTTATTATTGACATCGCTGATGATATCGTCAAAAAATGGCACAAAGGCGGGTGCAATTTCACGTTGTTTCATACAGCGGCGAATAATAATGCCATCAATGATTAATGAGAGCACATATAAACGCGTATGAATAACGCTGGCGTCTTTACCCGGATACAACGCCTGTTCTTTATTAATAAAATTCTCTCTGAGGCTTTTCCATGCATCGGTCATGATTTGCATAATGCGTGGGTTACGCATGGCTTCAGACGATATCTCCATCAATAACACAATATCGTTTTCGACTTCGTGGGGCACCAGACCCGCAGAGAACAGTGGTAAACGTGCCTCACCACCCGATTTGGCAATCTGCTCCAAATCATCATTAAGCAAATCTTTCAGCCGTTGGGTGATAGTGAATACCAGCGCCTCAATAATCGACTCTTTATTGGTGAAATATTTATAAATCAGGCCAACGCTAATATTTGCCTGGCTGGCAATATTCTGGATTGATGTCTGATAAAAGCCTTTTAATCTCATGCACTGTTCAGCAGCGTCAAGGATCTGTTCTTTACGGTTCATGATGACGGGCCTGAGGGAAATAAAAGCGTATTTTACGCAACTTATTCCGCGCTGGCTAATCATCTATTGTCAAAAATTTTGACTTAAGCCAGCAAATCACCCCACTGGTGTCTGTTTCTTCCTTCTCTATGATGGCGGTATCAAACTGACTTAAGGGAGAACGACCATGAATCTGTTACGTGCACAGCGCGATCAGCTGTTTGAGTATGGCCCTTTCACCATCCGCCGTCAGCGTCCGGGCGAGGCATTTGGTCCACTGGCGATCATCGACCAGATGACGCTGAAAACCGGGGCGCAGGTGCCGATGCACCGCCATCAAAACGATGAGATTTTCACTTACGTCTGGCGCGGTTCTTCTCAGCACCAGCATGAAAATGGGGAGCGCACGCCGCTCAACGCCAAACGCGTGATGGTGGTCAGTGCCGGTGAGGGGCTGCGCCACGAAGAATCCGCGCCGCTGATCGAAACCGAAATGTTGCAGGCTTACATTCGCCCGGCGCAGGAAGGTGGTGAGGGACGGGTGCAGCACTTCACCCGTACCGAGGGCGCTGCGGTAAATGCCTGGACGTTGCTCGCGGGGCCTGAAGGCAGTGATGCACCGTTGGCCTTGCGCCAGGCGATCTATGTGTATGACCTCAAACTGGAACGCGACCAGCAACTGGCGATTCCGCAGCGCGCAGGTTTCGCCGTCTGGGTGACGCTGCTTGACGGTGTCGTGCGGGTCGGCGATCAGCGCTTGCATAAAGGTGATGCCATCAGTGATGCCGTTTCCCTGCCCGAGATTCAGGGGGAGCGTGATGCCACGGTGATTGCTTTTCTGGTAAAGGCCGATGCCCCAGCCGTGACCAGCGGCACCGTCAGCGGACAATAAGAAAACCGTAAGGGCGCGATAAATCGCGCCCTTACGGATCTTTGCTAACCGACAAACCCGCGCAGCGAGAATCCTTCTCATTTT is part of the Pantoea phytobeneficialis genome and harbors:
- a CDS encoding efflux RND transporter permease subunit, which codes for MLAQFFIRRPVFAWVIAICIMMFGILSIKNLPIAQYPDVAPPQISIQATYTGASAETLESSVTQVIEQQLTGLDGLLYFSSTSTASTGQVKITVTFEQGTDPDIAQVQVQNKVQQAESRLPDAVTQQGVTVEKAQSDFLLIMALYDKNNKATSSDVADYLVSNMEDTLARLPGVGSVQVFGAEYAMRIWLDPAKLASYSLMPSDVETALEAQNTQVSSGQIGAQPASKEQQLVATVRSRSRLQTPEQFRNIVLKSQTDGSVVHLSDVARVEMGDDDYSANVLANGHPASGIAIQLASGANALSTAENVKNTVNEFRSSLPSGYDIAYPLDSTDFVKISIEEVVKTLVEAIILVVIVMFVFLQNIRTTLIPAIAVPVVLLGTFGVLAVFNYSINTLTMFGVVLAIGLLVDDAIVVVENVERVMREERLPPREATEKSMKEITGALIGIALVLSAVFLPMTFFSGSTGVIYRQFSITIVSSMVLSVVVALTLTPALCATLLKPHDHESGQKGFFGWFNRSYEKIQARYHEKVGHVIHSSVRYLLMYAVLLIGCAFMYLRLPTGFLPTEDQGYIMVQYTLAPGATENRTSEVRRQIQQYFATKEKDNVNVSMLVNGFSFAGSGQNAGIGFISLKNWSDRKGTENTADAIAGRAMMNLSGIRDAQVFVLSPPSISGLGQSNGFTFELQARGNTSRDELLKLRNQLIASANQDPVLSSVRANTLPDLPQLQVDIDDEKAQSLGLSVSNINSTLSAAIGGTYVNDFTDRGRVKKVYMQGDEDFRSKPEDINKWFVAGTDSDGDTTMVPFSSFSSSHWTYGPDVLSRYNGLSSYEIQGSSASGKSSGDAMTAMEKLASKLPAGTTYAWSGLSYQERLSGNQAMSLYAISLIVVFLCLAALYESWSVPFSVMMVVPLGVFGALLGVTLRGLENDVYFQVALLTIIGLSAKNAILIVEFAEENYRKGENLVKAAVHAASMRLRPIIMTSLAFTAGVLPLAISTGAGANSRIAIGTGIIGGTISATLLAIFLVPLFFVLVRRVFPGLPHSHASHTESAEKTGE
- a CDS encoding efflux transporter outer membrane subunit — its product is MSAKLLVVFLPCFLVGCMSLDPDYQRPASPVANTTPNGDAYKSLQGAQAANYRDIGWQEYILDPQLRQVVTMALDSSRDLREAVASVKSAHAQYGEERADLFPSLSAGVSGTRSRALTGEGNQTAISNSYSAEGSVSSFELDLFGKNQSLTREQYETYLSTLEGARSTRLTVLYNTVDYWLTLAADRSNLAIAKETAESARQSMEVTRKQMEHGTASMVDVSSAETTYQSAMADVASYTTSVAQDKNALDLVVGRSVPDNLLPANIDALGQAFRDVPAGISSDALLNRPDVLEAEHNLKSANASIGAARANFFPTISLTASGGVGSSDLSSLFKNGAGIWSFAPSISLPIFKGGYNVSYLKYTKAQKEYYVAAYEKTVQTAFQEVADALARRGTINDQLTSQRNNVAASQTYYHLADLRYRNGVDTYLNALTAQRTLYSARTSLVSTQQAYYLNLITFYKVMGGGTALKESDLKL
- a CDS encoding TetR/AcrR family transcriptional regulator, translating into MNRKEQILDAAEQCMRLKGFYQTSIQNIASQANISVGLIYKYFTNKESIIEALVFTITQRLKDLLNDDLEQIAKSGGEARLPLFSAGLVPHEVENDIVLLMEISSEAMRNPRIMQIMTDAWKSLRENFINKEQALYPGKDASVIHTRLYVLSLIIDGIIIRRCMKQREIAPAFVPFFDDIISDVNNNVAQQ
- a CDS encoding TetR/AcrR family transcriptional regulator, giving the protein MTRPEQQDFLHQRKQLIIAAAKVCFSRSGFHGASMADMSAESGLGAGQIYRYFSSKELLVSETVKVIAEEWRTFLEKKLSQQPEVADIIARDSAFWREWSIKDQCLLLEVYSEASRNAAVRDILAQQEQQLISALEPVFQQQNPQISAEQRFNQIHFLLLLIDGVACRTFVDNDLNQPELLRLSTILNQHLLP
- a CDS encoding pirin family protein; the encoded protein is MNLLRAQRDQLFEYGPFTIRRQRPGEAFGPLAIIDQMTLKTGAQVPMHRHQNDEIFTYVWRGSSQHQHENGERTPLNAKRVMVVSAGEGLRHEESAPLIETEMLQAYIRPAQEGGEGRVQHFTRTEGAAVNAWTLLAGPEGSDAPLALRQAIYVYDLKLERDQQLAIPQRAGFAVWVTLLDGVVRVGDQRLHKGDAISDAVSLPEIQGERDATVIAFLVKADAPAVTSGTVSGQ